From the Desulfocurvibacter africanus subsp. africanus DSM 2603 genome, one window contains:
- a CDS encoding AraC family transcriptional regulator gives MKPCLDVRVWRDSDVPGLEVSRILSSPHAFPKHAHEHYAIGVMEDGGAYCLEPDRDDCFVAAGEIALINPGQVHSGIPPSGVRATYRMLNVDVLWMRRLAQDLGREGYPEFTRWVVGAPRARDMLLRLTCLVAAGGELLAKESAMVAAFSLLMAGHAAMRPSLPGPGGEPEAVRRVKEHLHEHLDAKVSLEELAAETGLSRYHLLRVFKAATGMSPYAYHLQLRVEHARRLLLKGLPFVQAASEAGFSDQSHFSNTFRHFFGMTPGQYLAR, from the coding sequence ATGAAGCCTTGTTTGGATGTCCGCGTATGGCGGGACAGCGATGTGCCCGGCCTGGAGGTCAGCCGCATCCTGTCCAGCCCCCACGCGTTTCCCAAGCACGCCCACGAGCATTACGCCATCGGGGTCATGGAGGACGGCGGGGCCTATTGCCTGGAGCCGGACCGCGATGACTGCTTTGTTGCGGCCGGCGAGATCGCGCTCATCAATCCGGGCCAGGTGCATTCGGGCATACCGCCCAGCGGCGTGCGCGCGACCTATCGTATGCTCAATGTGGACGTATTGTGGATGCGGCGGCTGGCCCAGGACCTGGGCCGTGAGGGCTACCCGGAGTTCACGCGCTGGGTGGTGGGTGCGCCCAGGGCCAGGGACATGCTCTTGCGGTTGACCTGTCTGGTGGCCGCGGGCGGCGAGCTGCTGGCCAAGGAATCGGCCATGGTCGCGGCCTTCTCCCTGCTCATGGCCGGACACGCGGCCATGCGCCCAAGCCTGCCCGGTCCCGGCGGCGAACCCGAAGCAGTGCGGCGCGTCAAGGAGCATCTGCACGAACACCTCGACGCCAAGGTATCCCTGGAGGAGCTGGCCGCCGAGACAGGCCTGAGCCGCTACCATCTGCTGCGCGTGTTCAAGGCCGCCACGGGCATGTCGCCCTATGCCTACCATCTGCAACTGCGCGTCGAACACGCCCGCCGGCTGCTCCTGAAAGGTCTGCCATTTGTCCAGGCCGCATCCGAAGCCGGCTTCTCGGACCAGAGCCACTTCAGTAATACTTTCCGCCACTTCTTCGGCATGACGCCGGGTCAGTACCTGGCGCGCTGA
- a CDS encoding DMT family transporter: protein MTLRIKENDMKTSADMIAAPGAAFTDDSARKPILPVLALLAAVLLWGASYPAMKVVVQALGPWAVMWARMAIALAIIAPFAPRLKPRAYRRGDWWLLLPMAISMPCLYFLFEANALRFTSAAQAGVISSSVPLLVAVGARIFLAEALSATTAAGLALAIGGVAWLTLAGSPSESASNPLLGNALELCAMVCAAASMLLLKRLSERWSSWTLTAVQTLCGFLFFLPGAPLVLSAELLEQGWPVLLTLAFLGSCVTLGAFGLYNWGMSRLPASQASAFINLVPVTAVFLGWLLLGETLNAYQLLASACVLAGVWLSQGGVRKAD from the coding sequence ATGACGTTGCGTATAAAGGAGAACGACATGAAGACGTCCGCGGATATGATCGCCGCCCCCGGTGCGGCGTTTACAGACGATTCCGCCCGCAAGCCCATCCTGCCCGTGCTGGCCTTGTTGGCGGCCGTGCTGCTGTGGGGCGCTTCCTACCCGGCCATGAAGGTCGTGGTGCAGGCCCTGGGACCATGGGCTGTCATGTGGGCGCGCATGGCCATCGCCCTGGCCATTATCGCTCCCTTCGCCCCCCGGCTCAAGCCGCGCGCTTATCGCAGGGGCGACTGGTGGCTTTTGCTGCCCATGGCCATTAGCATGCCCTGCCTCTATTTCCTGTTCGAGGCCAACGCTTTGCGCTTCACATCGGCGGCTCAGGCCGGAGTCATCTCCTCCTCGGTGCCGCTGCTGGTCGCCGTGGGCGCGCGCATCTTCCTGGCCGAGGCACTGTCGGCCACCACGGCCGCCGGCTTGGCCCTGGCCATCGGCGGCGTGGCCTGGCTGACCCTGGCCGGCTCGCCCAGCGAGAGCGCCTCCAACCCCCTGCTGGGCAATGCCCTGGAGCTGTGCGCCATGGTTTGCGCCGCGGCCTCCATGCTCCTGCTCAAACGCCTGAGCGAACGCTGGTCGTCCTGGACGCTCACGGCCGTGCAGACCCTGTGCGGCTTCCTGTTCTTTCTGCCCGGCGCGCCCCTGGTGCTCTCGGCAGAGTTGCTGGAGCAGGGCTGGCCAGTGCTGCTGACTCTGGCCTTCCTGGGCTCCTGCGTGACCCTGGGCGCTTTCGGGCTGTACAACTGGGGCATGAGCCGCCTGCCCGCCAGCCAAGCCTCGGCCTTCATCAACCTCGTGCCCGTGACCGCGGTGTTCCTGGGCTGGCTCCTGCTCGGCGAAACGCTTAATGCATACCAGCTTCTGGCCTCGGCCTGCGTGCTGGCCGGCGTGTGGTTGAGCCAGGGCGGAGTGCGCAAGGCCGATTAG
- a CDS encoding RsmB/NOP family class I SAM-dependent RNA methyltransferase, with product MRSFRIVAPAQRIPLVEALLRAEGFAFEPEPFAPSICRRLTVEPFALGESLAAFFGYVYIQDRSSMLPPLLLNPPEGAAVLDMCASPGSKTGLLAQLVGQGGFVLGNEPSRDRLETLRQNLRRMNLLQAATCTYSGERLPLAARSWKCIQLDPPCSGWGTVDKNPQVMTLWSPDKVEPLVRLQRELLRTAAELVAPGGRVLYSTCTTNVRENEEQAAWAAQELGLEIRPLDPPAGFSFEPALGGLAGVLRVDQVASGAQGFFLACLEKPGSSGEAGETDESEGSGDERRARLPGSELRPASLGLADVFDWSLLPPGRIYDFGGKVFFLPEQALDLPASLRWQGYLLGKLAGKTLRPQARLRTMLREDGEVMRLDDPAEVRALLSGRSLEGAGHGAYAGLWCQGLPLGVLTRKGRRLLWAGG from the coding sequence ATGCGTTCATTCCGTATCGTCGCGCCCGCTCAGCGCATTCCCCTGGTGGAGGCCCTCCTGCGCGCCGAAGGCTTCGCCTTCGAGCCCGAGCCCTTCGCGCCCTCCATCTGTCGCCGCCTGACGGTCGAGCCCTTTGCCTTGGGCGAGTCCCTGGCAGCCTTTTTCGGCTATGTGTACATCCAGGACCGCTCGTCCATGCTTCCGCCGCTGTTGCTGAACCCGCCCGAAGGCGCGGCCGTGCTGGACATGTGCGCCAGTCCCGGCAGCAAAACCGGGCTTTTGGCCCAGCTCGTGGGGCAGGGCGGCTTCGTGCTCGGCAACGAGCCGAGTCGCGACCGGCTGGAGACCCTGCGCCAGAACCTGCGGCGCATGAACCTCCTGCAGGCCGCGACGTGCACTTACAGCGGCGAGCGGCTGCCTTTGGCGGCCAGGTCATGGAAGTGCATCCAGCTCGATCCGCCGTGCAGCGGCTGGGGCACCGTGGACAAGAATCCGCAGGTCATGACCCTGTGGAGCCCGGACAAGGTCGAGCCGCTGGTGCGCCTGCAGCGCGAGCTGCTGCGCACGGCCGCCGAGCTTGTCGCTCCGGGCGGGCGCGTGCTCTATTCCACCTGCACGACCAATGTGCGCGAGAACGAAGAGCAGGCCGCCTGGGCTGCACAGGAGCTTGGGCTGGAAATCCGGCCCCTGGACCCGCCGGCTGGTTTCTCTTTCGAACCTGCCCTGGGCGGGTTGGCCGGCGTGCTGCGCGTGGATCAGGTCGCGTCCGGGGCGCAGGGATTTTTCCTGGCCTGCCTGGAAAAGCCGGGTTCATCCGGCGAGGCCGGCGAGACCGATGAGTCGGAAGGCTCCGGGGACGAAAGGCGAGCGCGGCTGCCCGGCAGCGAGTTGCGTCCGGCGAGCCTTGGCCTGGCCGACGTCTTCGACTGGTCCCTTCTGCCGCCGGGCAGGATCTATGATTTCGGCGGCAAGGTCTTCTTCCTGCCCGAACAGGCCCTGGATTTGCCAGCCAGCCTGCGCTGGCAGGGCTATTTGCTTGGTAAGCTGGCCGGCAAGACCCTGCGGCCGCAGGCCCGGCTGCGCACCATGCTGCGCGAGGACGGCGAGGTCATGCGCCTGGACGACCCGGCCGAGGTGCGTGCGCTCCTGTCGGGCCGCAGTCTGGAAGGCGCGGGCCACGGGGCCTATGCCGGGTTATGGTGCCAGGGCCTGCCGCTCGGCGTGCTGACGCGCAAGGGCCGCAGGCTGCTGTGGGCCGGAGGCTAA